The Sphingomonas sp. So64.6b genome includes a region encoding these proteins:
- a CDS encoding enoyl-CoA hydratase-related protein, with translation MLITLNRPERLNAAPPQMADEIGAVLDHLDGARAIVITGAGRAFCSGADLQARGGGSISGGRGSYNALTRHYNPTMMKLAELEVPIITAVNGPAAGIGCSIALSGDFVLAGRSAYFLQAFVNIGLVPDGGASWMLTRLVGKARATEMMLLGEKIGGEKAESWGMIYKCVDDDALLYDAMALADRLAAGPTLALGIMRRNIAAAMDGTYAEALSREANGQRLAGDSADAMEGAMSFLQKRKPAFKGG, from the coding sequence ATGCTGATCACGCTTAACCGTCCGGAGCGCCTCAACGCCGCGCCGCCGCAAATGGCGGACGAGATCGGCGCGGTGCTCGATCACCTCGATGGCGCGCGCGCGATCGTCATCACCGGCGCGGGCCGGGCTTTCTGTTCGGGGGCGGATCTGCAGGCGCGCGGCGGTGGGTCGATCAGCGGCGGGCGCGGATCGTACAATGCGCTGACCCGCCATTATAATCCGACAATGATGAAGCTCGCCGAGCTTGAGGTGCCGATCATCACCGCGGTCAATGGTCCGGCGGCAGGCATCGGTTGCTCGATCGCACTGTCCGGCGACTTCGTGCTCGCCGGGCGCTCGGCTTATTTCCTTCAGGCGTTCGTCAATATCGGTCTGGTGCCCGATGGCGGTGCGTCATGGATGCTGACCCGCCTGGTCGGCAAGGCGCGCGCGACCGAGATGATGCTGCTCGGCGAAAAGATCGGCGGCGAGAAGGCCGAAAGCTGGGGGATGATTTACAAGTGCGTCGACGACGACGCGCTGCTTTACGATGCGATGGCGCTGGCCGATCGGCTTGCGGCCGGTCCGACGCTTGCGCTCGGCATCATGCGCCGCAATATCGCCGCCGCGATGGACGGCACTTATGCCGAGGCCCTGAGCCGCGAGGCCAATGGTCAGCGCCTCGCCGGCGACAGCGCCGATGCGATGGAGGGGGCGATGTCCTTCCTGCAGAAGCGCAAGCCTGCGTTCAAGGGCGGCTGA